A DNA window from Pogona vitticeps strain Pit_001003342236 chromosome 2, PviZW2.1, whole genome shotgun sequence contains the following coding sequences:
- the FAM3A gene encoding protein FAM3A, whose translation MRLAGPLRVIVIVLTAGLTWILVSILLGTQSGFSRLQQLLSSPENSPTSEPRPKKYKCGLPRACPEHSFAFRITSGAANVIGPKICLQDKMLMSSVKNNVGRGLNIALVNGVNGELIDAKFFDMWAGDVNELLKFIRPLHEGTLVFVASYDDPATKMNEETRKIFTELGSRIARDLAFRDSWVFVGAKGVQDKSPFEQHVKNNKNSNKYEGWPEALEMEGCIPQRTADVQ comes from the exons ATGAGACTAGCAG GTCCACTTCGTGTCATCGTGATCGTCTTGACGGCAGGCCTGACCTGGATCCTTGTTAGCATCCTGTTGGGCACTCAGAGCGGCTTCTCGCGCCTGCAGCAGCTCCTCAGTA GTCCTGAGAATTCTCCTACTTCAG AACCCAGGCCCAAGAAGTACAAATGTGGCCTTCCTCGGGCTTGCCCAGAACATTCCTTTGCCTTTCGGATCACAAGCGGTGCTGCAAATGTCATTGGACCCAAAATCTGTTTGCAGGACAAAAT GCTCATGAGCAGTGTAAAGAACAATGTAGGCCGAGGCCTGAACATTGCACTGGTGAATG GGGTGAACGGAGAGCTGATTGATGCCAAGTTCTTTGACATGTGGGCAGGAG ATGTGAATGAGCTGTTAAAATTCATCCGGCCGTTACATGAAGGAACGCTGGTGTTTGTGGCCTCTTACGATGACCCTGCCACAAA AATGAACGAGGAGACCCGAAAAATCTTCACGGAACTGGGCAGCAGAATTGCCCGGGACTTAGCCTTTCGAGACAGCTGGGTCTTTGTGGGAGCCAAAGGAGTGCAAGACAAAAGTCCCTTTGAGCAG CATGTCAAGAACAACAAGAATTCCAACAAGTATGAAGGTTGGCCTGAAGCCCTTGAGATGGAAGGCTGCATCCCCCAGCGAACTGCAGATGTCCAGTGA